The following are encoded in a window of Flavobacterium psychrotrophum genomic DNA:
- a CDS encoding TolC family protein: protein MKTYSIYITMLLVLVLSGCKVSKDVPAPQDGLPEAYRNAFSKDTATVADMPWNKFFTDPQLQELINRAIKGNNDLQIGIKNIEASRQLLRQSKWGQIPQFNAAVTANTSIPSQNSLNGISLNNFLNTSHIEDYNAGATLSWEADIWGKISSRKKEALATYLKTEEAKKAIQANLVSAVAQGYYNLLMLDAQLSVAKKNRDLSENTVNMVTRQFDAGQVTHLAVEQAEAQRLRAAQIVPQLEKETILQENALSLLTGAMPAEISKGGTLDTAQLHDSLPTGVPTNILSHRPDVKAQEYELNAANARVGIAKAFMYPALNITANGGVNSFKSDNWFNMPASLFGLVAGSLTQPLLQGRRLKTQYEVAKIDREKAVISFRQQVLVAVGEVSDALAEIEKLKEERTFATERVANLQRGVGNADKLFASGLATYLEVITAQSNVLQSELELAAVKRNQFSAEVRLYKALGGGWQ, encoded by the coding sequence ATGAAAACATATAGTATATATATAACAATGTTGCTGGTGCTGGTACTTTCGGGCTGTAAGGTCTCTAAAGATGTACCTGCACCGCAGGATGGACTGCCGGAAGCCTATAGAAACGCTTTTTCTAAAGATACGGCAACGGTTGCTGATATGCCGTGGAACAAGTTTTTTACAGATCCGCAGTTGCAGGAACTTATAAACCGCGCTATTAAAGGTAACAACGATTTACAGATAGGTATAAAGAATATCGAAGCGTCAAGGCAGTTGCTAAGACAGTCGAAATGGGGGCAGATACCGCAGTTTAACGCTGCGGTTACGGCCAACACCAGCATACCGTCTCAAAACAGCCTTAACGGTATAAGCCTTAATAATTTTTTGAATACCAGTCATATTGAAGATTATAATGCCGGGGCTACCTTATCATGGGAAGCAGATATCTGGGGTAAAATAAGCAGCCGTAAAAAAGAAGCACTTGCTACATACTTAAAAACAGAGGAAGCCAAAAAAGCCATACAGGCAAACCTTGTAAGTGCTGTGGCACAGGGGTATTATAACCTGCTTATGCTTGATGCGCAGCTTAGTGTTGCTAAAAAGAATCGTGACCTTAGCGAAAATACCGTAAACATGGTTACACGCCAGTTTGATGCGGGTCAGGTAACCCATCTTGCGGTAGAGCAGGCAGAGGCACAGCGCTTAAGGGCTGCACAAATAGTGCCGCAACTTGAAAAAGAAACCATACTTCAGGAAAATGCACTTAGCCTGCTTACAGGTGCCATGCCTGCCGAAATTTCTAAAGGAGGTACGCTTGATACTGCACAGCTGCATGACAGCCTGCCTACAGGAGTACCCACTAACATACTAAGCCACAGGCCCGATGTAAAAGCCCAGGAATATGAACTTAATGCTGCAAATGCCCGTGTGGGTATTGCAAAAGCATTTATGTATCCGGCGCTTAACATTACAGCTAATGGTGGTGTTAACTCTTTTAAATCAGACAACTGGTTTAATATGCCTGCCTCTTTATTCGGTTTGGTAGCAGGTAGTTTAACGCAGCCATTGCTACAGGGCAGGAGGTTAAAAACACAATATGAAGTAGCTAAAATAGACCGTGAAAAAGCGGTTATCTCATTCAGGCAGCAGGTTTTAGTAGCAGTAGGAGAGGTGTCTGATGCACTGGCAGAAATAGAAAAGCTGAAAGAAGAGCGCACTTTTGCAACAGAACGTGTAGCCAACCTGCAAAGAGGAGTAGGCAATGCCGATAAGCTTTTTGCAAGTGGCCTGGCTACATATCTGGAGGTTATTACCGCACAGAGCAACGTGTTGCAAAGCGAGCTTGAGCTGGCAGCAGTAAAAAGAAACCAGTTTTCAGCCG
- a CDS encoding efflux RND transporter permease subunit encodes MFQKFIGRPVLATVISILLAILGVIGLTSLPLTQFPDIAPPAVQVTAVYPGANAETVLRSVAPSLEESINGVENMSYMTSTASNDGSLVISVYFKLGTNPDQAAVNVQNRVAQATSQLPAEVIQAGVTTAKQQNSLIMVADLYSEDESQYDQTFLANYAQINIIPEIKRIPGVGQSIIFGGNKDYSMRVWLNPGQMASYNISPQEVMAAIQDKNLEAAPGKFGENSTQSFEYVIKYKGKLNKPTDYGNIIVRTNPDGSMLRLKDVARVEFGAYSYGNFTRVNGKPGVNIAVMQLPGSNANDIQIAVDKLLTKASKDFPKGVKHLILYNTKVMLDASIDQVKSTLIEAFILVFIVVFLFLQDFRSTLIPAIAVPVALLGTFFFMSVFGFSINLLTLFALVLAIGIVVDDAIVVVEAVHAKMEHRHLPPKAATTSAMSEITGAIISITLVMSAVFLPVGFMQGSTGVFYRQFAFTLAIAIVISAINALTLSPALAALFLKQHAPKKADGKTPNLKERFFTGFNSGFDKITNRYVGSLRFLIRYRWGSLAGLAVVIAATVWMVRTTPSGFIPSEDQGFIAVSLSMPAGTSLDRTSQAMEEAQAALKTLESQRTLMGLSGFNVITQSSSPSFGVAFILLKESKERGEVKDINAIMDQARQKLGAVKGANFFVFTFPTVPGFSNVDGLDMVLQDKTGGSLGKFSEVGNKFIGELMQRPEIAVAFTSFRADYPQFEMEVDDVKAEQLGVSVKDLMQTVQAYYGSAQVSDFNRFGKYYRVMVQADKGNRATPESLDAVFVKNKLGEMVPVNTLVKLVRVYGPENASRYNLFNSMGINAIQKPGYSSGDAIRAVEEVAAKSLPSGYSYEFSGMTREEITSGGQSAVIFGLSLIFIYFLLAAQYESYILPFAVILSIPTGIFGVFAAIGLTGISNNIYVQVALVMLIGLLAKNAILIVEFAVQRRKAGKSLLASSLEAAKLRLRPIIMTSLAFVVGLVPMMRATGPSAQGNHSISIGAAGGMISGVILGLFIIPVLFIVFQYLQEKVSRKEEEPVHADNGLELIK; translated from the coding sequence ATGTTTCAAAAATTTATAGGCCGGCCGGTTTTGGCTACGGTCATAAGTATCCTTTTGGCTATTTTAGGGGTAATAGGCCTTACATCGCTGCCCTTAACACAGTTTCCGGATATCGCACCACCGGCAGTACAGGTTACTGCGGTGTATCCCGGTGCTAATGCCGAAACCGTACTGCGGTCGGTAGCGCCTTCGCTGGAAGAATCAATAAACGGGGTAGAGAACATGAGTTACATGACCTCTACTGCCAGTAACGACGGATCGCTGGTTATCAGCGTATATTTTAAACTTGGCACTAACCCAGACCAGGCTGCGGTAAACGTACAAAACCGTGTGGCGCAGGCTACCAGCCAGCTTCCTGCCGAAGTAATACAGGCGGGTGTAACTACTGCCAAGCAGCAAAACAGCCTTATTATGGTGGCCGATCTGTACTCTGAAGACGAGTCGCAGTACGACCAGACATTTTTGGCTAACTATGCCCAGATAAACATTATCCCAGAGATTAAGAGGATTCCCGGTGTAGGGCAATCCATCATTTTTGGAGGTAATAAAGACTACTCAATGAGGGTATGGCTAAATCCGGGTCAGATGGCCTCTTACAACATCAGCCCGCAGGAAGTTATGGCGGCCATACAGGACAAGAACCTTGAGGCAGCTCCCGGTAAGTTTGGTGAGAACAGTACACAGTCATTTGAATACGTAATAAAATATAAGGGTAAGCTAAACAAGCCTACAGATTATGGCAACATTATTGTGCGTACTAACCCAGATGGGTCTATGCTGCGCCTTAAAGATGTAGCCCGTGTAGAATTTGGCGCCTACAGCTACGGTAACTTTACCCGTGTAAACGGCAAGCCGGGCGTAAACATTGCAGTTATGCAGCTGCCGGGCTCTAATGCAAATGATATTCAGATAGCGGTAGACAAACTGCTTACCAAAGCATCTAAAGATTTCCCTAAAGGGGTAAAGCACCTTATACTATATAATACTAAGGTAATGCTTGATGCCTCTATAGACCAGGTAAAATCTACCCTTATTGAGGCGTTTATACTGGTATTCATAGTAGTGTTCCTGTTCCTTCAGGATTTCCGCTCTACACTAATCCCAGCTATTGCCGTTCCGGTGGCACTATTGGGTACGTTCTTCTTCATGTCGGTATTTGGTTTCTCTATCAACCTTCTTACACTGTTTGCATTGGTACTTGCCATTGGTATTGTTGTCGATGATGCCATTGTGGTTGTCGAGGCCGTGCATGCCAAGATGGAACACCGGCACCTGCCGCCAAAGGCAGCTACAACATCTGCCATGAGCGAAATTACAGGAGCCATTATCTCTATTACACTGGTAATGTCGGCTGTGTTCCTTCCGGTAGGTTTCATGCAGGGTTCTACAGGGGTGTTTTATAGGCAGTTTGCCTTTACGCTTGCCATAGCCATTGTAATTTCTGCTATCAATGCACTAACGCTTAGTCCGGCGCTTGCCGCGCTATTCCTTAAACAGCATGCTCCTAAAAAAGCAGATGGCAAAACACCAAACCTTAAAGAGCGTTTTTTTACAGGCTTTAACTCCGGTTTCGATAAGATAACCAACCGTTATGTAGGCAGCTTACGCTTTTTAATACGCTACCGTTGGGGCAGCCTTGCAGGCCTTGCAGTAGTAATTGCAGCTACCGTATGGATGGTAAGAACCACACCATCGGGCTTTATACCAAGTGAAGACCAGGGCTTTATCGCCGTATCACTTTCTATGCCTGCGGGCACATCGTTAGACCGTACCAGCCAGGCCATGGAAGAAGCACAGGCAGCTTTAAAAACACTTGAATCTCAGCGTACCCTGATGGGACTATCCGGATTTAATGTAATCACCCAGTCATCAAGCCCATCATTTGGGGTTGCATTTATCCTTCTTAAAGAATCGAAAGAGAGGGGAGAAGTAAAAGATATTAATGCCATTATGGACCAGGCACGCCAAAAACTTGGCGCTGTTAAAGGTGCTAACTTCTTTGTATTTACGTTCCCAACCGTTCCCGGCTTTAGTAACGTGGATGGCCTTGATATGGTGCTTCAGGATAAGACCGGTGGCTCACTGGGCAAGTTTAGCGAAGTAGGTAACAAGTTTATTGGTGAATTGATGCAGCGCCCGGAAATAGCCGTGGCATTTACATCGTTCCGTGCAGATTATCCTCAGTTTGAAATGGAGGTTGATGATGTAAAGGCAGAACAACTTGGCGTAAGTGTAAAAGACCTTATGCAAACGGTGCAGGCTTATTACGGTAGTGCACAGGTATCTGACTTTAACCGATTTGGTAAATACTACCGTGTTATGGTTCAGGCCGATAAAGGTAACCGTGCCACACCGGAGTCGCTTGATGCGGTGTTTGTAAAAAACAAACTTGGCGAAATGGTGCCTGTAAACACACTGGTAAAACTGGTACGTGTTTATGGCCCTGAAAATGCATCGCGCTACAACCTGTTTAACTCTATGGGTATAAACGCCATACAAAAACCGGGTTACAGTTCTGGTGATGCTATTAGGGCGGTAGAAGAAGTTGCGGCAAAATCGCTGCCATCGGGTTACTCTTATGAGTTCTCTGGTATGACAAGGGAAGAGATAACATCGGGTGGTCAATCTGCCGTGATCTTTGGCCTGAGCCTTATCTTTATCTACTTCCTGCTTGCGGCACAGTATGAGAGCTATATACTGCCGTTTGCGGTAATATTATCTATCCCAACAGGTATCTTCGGGGTATTTGCAGCCATTGGCCTTACAGGTATTTCAAATAACATTTATGTACAGGTAGCACTGGTAATGCTTATCGGGCTTCTTGCTAAAAACGCCATCCTTATTGTAGAGTTTGCTGTACAGCGGCGCAAGGCAGGCAAATCGCTACTGGCATCATCGCTGGAAGCAGCCAAGCTTAGGCTTCGCCCTATCATCATGACATCACTTGCATTTGTTGTGGGCCTTGTACCAATGATGAGAGCTACCGGGCCATCAGCGCAGGGTAACCACTCTATTAGTATAGGTGCAGCAGGTGGTATGATATCAGGTGTAATATTAGGTTTGTTTATCATTCCGGTATTGTTCATCGTGTTCCAGTACCTTCAGGAAAAAGTATCGCGAAAAGAAGAAGAGCCTGTTCATGCAGATAACGGCTTAGAACTAATTAAGTAA
- a CDS encoding efflux RND transporter periplasmic adaptor subunit: MKQTIIIHAIALAALVLLYGCKGETAAPQAAQAPSLPVYAVTQHDAFTWQEYPVTLEGRTDVEIRPQVDGYLEKIFVDEGAYVAAGQPIFKIQDSRYREALNNATGTLNASEAAVINAKLEVEKLSPLVEGKVISEYQLKSAKASLKIAEANNRQAQAAVASAKINLGYTLVTAPVSGYITRLPKKQGSLVSAADPLPLTTLSDIAEVHAYFSLSESDFMAFRDKYEGNTLADKIKKLPPLALVLSNNSEYEQKGKVDMVDGQFDKSTGAITLRASFPNAKGLLRSGNTGKVKIGLPFANAVLIPQAATAEIQDKIFVYTVDKDNKITKIPVNVLGKSGTDYLIKDGLKAGDRIVYKGFESLQDGAVIVPEKITPEVAVK; the protein is encoded by the coding sequence ATGAAGCAAACTATCATAATACACGCTATAGCTTTAGCAGCCCTTGTACTATTATACGGCTGTAAAGGCGAAACCGCCGCACCACAGGCTGCACAGGCTCCATCACTGCCTGTATATGCTGTAACACAGCACGATGCTTTTACCTGGCAGGAATATCCGGTAACGCTTGAGGGCCGTACCGATGTAGAGATACGCCCACAGGTAGATGGCTACCTTGAAAAAATATTTGTAGACGAAGGTGCTTATGTAGCAGCTGGCCAGCCTATATTCAAGATACAGGACAGCCGCTACCGCGAGGCGCTTAACAACGCTACAGGTACACTAAATGCTTCTGAAGCTGCTGTTATCAACGCTAAGCTTGAAGTTGAAAAACTTTCGCCACTGGTAGAGGGTAAAGTAATATCTGAATACCAGCTTAAATCGGCTAAAGCATCGCTTAAAATAGCAGAAGCCAATAATAGGCAGGCACAGGCAGCGGTAGCTTCGGCTAAGATAAACCTTGGTTATACTTTAGTTACAGCACCTGTTAGCGGCTACATTACCCGTTTGCCTAAAAAACAGGGCAGCCTTGTATCTGCCGCAGATCCGCTACCACTTACCACACTGTCTGACATTGCTGAGGTTCATGCTTACTTCTCACTAAGTGAGTCTGATTTTATGGCTTTCCGTGATAAATATGAAGGAAATACCCTGGCGGATAAAATTAAGAAACTACCGCCACTTGCACTGGTACTTTCTAACAACAGCGAGTATGAGCAAAAAGGTAAAGTAGATATGGTAGACGGCCAGTTCGACAAATCTACCGGTGCCATTACGCTAAGGGCAAGTTTCCCTAATGCTAAAGGGCTGTTGCGTTCAGGTAATACAGGTAAGGTAAAAATAGGCCTGCCGTTTGCTAACGCAGTACTTATTCCGCAGGCTGCTACGGCAGAAATACAGGATAAAATATTTGTATATACTGTAGACAAAGACAACAAAATTACCAAGATACCTGTAAATGTACTGGGCAAATCGGGCACTGATTACCTTATTAAAGACGGCCTTAAAGCCGGTGACAGAATTGTGTATAAAGGCTTTGAAAGCCTGCAGGATGGTGCGGTTATCGTACCTGAAAAAATAACACCTGAAGTTGCCGTTAAGTAA